In Janthinobacterium rivuli, a single genomic region encodes these proteins:
- a CDS encoding LysR family transcriptional regulator, whose product MSMKLMWEIRAFCTVVEKRSFIHAARMLGRSPSAVTRAIQFLEDAIGAELILRTQKQFTLTTAGETYYASAKHLLETQAEAEEQLAELSNSPQGWVRLSAPEILSLGFLPKVVAQFSRDYPNVSVDIHFSDKSIDPIQEKLDFAIRGAFPQSSELIGYPLWNYRRYMYASPDYIARMGAPEEPEELAGHDIIMHSAPRILRDWHFVSSERNVRYQVQPRFRFTSGIATFQAALEGAGIVRLASWLAEPAVAAGTLRRVCTAYRLTSSKELDPSIHAVYGTSRMAKGARLFLEYVRQRGLEIPDERVI is encoded by the coding sequence ATGTCGATGAAACTGATGTGGGAGATCCGCGCCTTCTGCACCGTGGTCGAAAAGCGCAGCTTCATCCACGCGGCGCGCATGCTGGGACGCTCGCCGTCGGCCGTCACGCGCGCCATCCAGTTCCTCGAAGACGCCATCGGCGCCGAGCTGATCTTGCGCACGCAAAAACAGTTCACCCTGACGACGGCCGGCGAAACGTATTACGCGTCGGCCAAGCACTTGCTGGAAACGCAGGCCGAGGCGGAAGAGCAATTGGCGGAATTGAGCAACTCGCCGCAAGGCTGGGTGCGCCTCTCGGCGCCGGAAATCCTGTCGCTGGGTTTTCTGCCGAAAGTGGTGGCGCAATTTTCGCGCGACTACCCGAACGTGTCGGTGGACATCCATTTCTCGGACAAATCGATCGATCCCATCCAGGAAAAGCTGGACTTCGCCATCCGCGGCGCCTTCCCCCAGTCGAGCGAGCTGATCGGCTACCCACTGTGGAATTACCGCCGCTACATGTACGCCTCGCCCGACTATATCGCCCGCATGGGCGCGCCCGAGGAACCGGAGGAACTGGCCGGCCACGACATCATCATGCACTCGGCCCCCCGCATCCTGCGCGACTGGCATTTCGTCTCCAGCGAACGCAACGTGCGCTACCAGGTGCAGCCGCGCTTCCGCTTCACTTCCGGTATCGCCACCTTCCAGGCGGCCCTCGAAGGCGCCGGTATCGTGCGCCTGGCCAGCTGGCTGGCCGAGCCCGCCGTGGCCGCCGGCACCCTGCGCCGGGTCTGCACGGCGTACCGGCTGACGTCGTCAAAAGAGCTCGATCCCAGCATCCATGCCGTGTATGGCACCTCGAGGATGGCCAAGGGAGCAAGGTTGTTTCTGGAATATGTGCGGCAGCGGGGGTTGGAGATACCCGATGAACGGGTCATTTAG
- a CDS encoding class I SAM-dependent methyltransferase codes for MTLLTAAETYLQDFHQRQVGATSAAFAHLPASSPAGNWTSSYHVLTSLVPDVATPLTVLDLACGDGHLLGLLAARRQARLQLLGIDMSQAELAVARAALPASVQLLQSRGQALDLPSASVDYLVSHMALMLMDDIEQVMREIRRVLRPDGQFAAIVGRTFLLGEVNDVFMRVFKPIASTELPPLRFGDRRTGSETGWRELLDGVFADVAFDDIDVPWTPTPGELWAALLDTYDIDRLDDGARQRLRGAFMDAVTPLQAGDGLIATGWGLRAVRARAA; via the coding sequence ATGACCCTACTGACAGCGGCTGAAACTTATTTGCAGGACTTTCATCAAAGGCAAGTCGGCGCGACCAGCGCCGCGTTTGCTCATCTGCCGGCCAGTTCCCCCGCTGGCAACTGGACCTCGTCCTACCATGTGCTGACCAGCCTGGTACCGGACGTGGCGACGCCATTGACCGTGCTCGACCTGGCCTGCGGCGACGGCCATCTGCTGGGTTTGCTGGCAGCCAGGCGGCAAGCCCGGCTGCAACTGCTCGGCATCGACATGAGCCAGGCTGAACTGGCCGTCGCGCGCGCCGCCCTGCCCGCCTCCGTGCAACTGCTGCAAAGCCGCGGCCAGGCGCTCGACCTGCCATCGGCCAGCGTCGACTATCTCGTTTCGCACATGGCGTTGATGCTGATGGACGACATCGAACAAGTCATGCGTGAAATCCGCCGCGTGCTGCGCCCCGATGGCCAGTTCGCCGCCATTGTCGGCCGGACGTTCTTGCTGGGCGAAGTGAACGACGTTTTCATGCGCGTGTTCAAGCCGATCGCCAGCACCGAACTGCCGCCGCTGCGCTTCGGCGACCGGCGCACGGGCTCCGAAACGGGCTGGCGCGAGCTGCTCGACGGCGTGTTTGCGGACGTGGCGTTCGACGACATCGACGTGCCATGGACGCCCACGCCGGGCGAACTGTGGGCCGCCCTGCTGGACACCTACGATATCGACCGCCTGGACGACGGCGCCAGACAGCGCCTGCGCGGCGCGTTCATGGACGCCGTGACGCCGCTGCAAGCCGGTGACGGATTGATCGCCACCGGCTGGGGACTACGGGCCGTACGCGCACGGGCAGCCTGA
- a CDS encoding DNA internalization-related competence protein ComEC/Rec2, which yields MRTLILGFAAGAAWLQTQASLPSQAGTLLWVIAGVGIIASLALRHHAHWRCVVALAAGVGLGFYWAAWLAHAAMAPQLALADEGQDIVVTGTVASLPYRFEQGVRFNFAVEKAVGAKVPPSIALSWYAGFRDAVTNDVGDVQPGERWRLTVRLQRPHGNANPMGFDYEAWLLEQGVRATGYVRPQPRADTPNVRLAAFVPGFGNVVEASRAALRARILRSLEGKQYAGVIVALVVGDQRAIPQSDWQVFNRTGVSHLISISGLHITMIAGLFALGAGALWRRSFFTDWQLPLRLPAQKVAALAGALAAFLYVLLAGFGVPAQRTLYMLLVVALALWMGRITSIGHILCLALGVVVLLDPWAVLWPGFWLSFGAVATMLYATAGRTAAPMPQQAGRWRRLRAAVALGAHTQYVVTVGLVPLTMLLFSQVSLVSPVANALAIPIISLLVTPLSLAGSLLPAPLSDGLLLLAHAIVQMLAQVLEWLGARRFAVWTAPAPPMWSFCWALFGTAWLLAPRGWPHRWAGMLGWLRLLTALPSSPPPGHMWITAFDVGQGMAVLVETHEHRLLYDTGPAYSLDSDGASRVIVPYLRARGIGKLDGVIISHSDLDHAGGAMSLLENVQVGWLASSLFEGHPAVEARRALHQPYLHCMAGQSWTWEGVHFAMLHPLPASHMDIALKPNARSCTVKITAGKHFILLAGDIEAAQEAQLLARSMDGELAADVLLAPHHGSGTSSTQAFLNAVHPTLAIFQVGHRNRYKHPKAQVYARYGDMGIARLRTDVEGAVVLEFGEGIAVTRYRDSRPRYWHGR from the coding sequence ATGCGCACCCTGATACTCGGCTTTGCCGCTGGCGCTGCCTGGTTGCAGACGCAGGCAAGCTTGCCATCGCAGGCGGGCACGTTGCTGTGGGTGATCGCTGGCGTAGGGATTATTGCTAGTCTGGCGCTGCGCCACCACGCGCACTGGCGTTGCGTTGTTGCGCTTGCCGCTGGCGTGGGACTGGGTTTTTACTGGGCCGCCTGGCTGGCCCATGCCGCCATGGCGCCGCAACTGGCGCTGGCCGATGAAGGGCAGGACATTGTTGTCACGGGCACGGTAGCCAGTCTGCCATATCGCTTCGAGCAGGGCGTGCGCTTCAATTTTGCCGTGGAGAAGGCAGTTGGGGCGAAGGTGCCGCCCTCGATCGCGCTGTCCTGGTACGCGGGTTTTCGCGATGCAGTGACGAACGATGTCGGCGACGTGCAGCCGGGCGAGCGCTGGCGGCTGACGGTGCGGCTGCAGCGTCCGCACGGCAATGCGAACCCCATGGGTTTTGACTACGAAGCGTGGCTGCTGGAGCAGGGCGTGCGCGCCACGGGCTATGTACGGCCGCAGCCGCGCGCGGATACGCCGAACGTGCGCCTGGCCGCCTTCGTGCCCGGCTTTGGCAACGTGGTGGAGGCCAGCCGCGCGGCCTTGCGCGCGCGCATCTTGCGCAGCCTGGAAGGCAAGCAGTATGCGGGCGTGATCGTGGCGCTGGTGGTGGGCGACCAGCGCGCCATTCCCCAGTCCGACTGGCAAGTGTTCAACCGCACGGGCGTGAGCCATTTGATTTCCATCTCGGGTTTGCACATTACGATGATCGCGGGCCTGTTCGCGCTGGGCGCGGGCGCGCTGTGGCGCCGTTCATTCTTTACCGACTGGCAACTGCCCTTGCGCTTGCCGGCGCAAAAGGTGGCGGCGCTGGCCGGCGCGCTGGCCGCGTTCTTGTACGTGCTGCTGGCCGGCTTTGGCGTGCCTGCGCAGCGCACCTTGTATATGTTGCTGGTGGTCGCGCTGGCCCTGTGGATGGGACGCATCACCAGCATAGGGCATATCCTGTGCCTGGCGCTGGGCGTGGTCGTGCTGCTCGACCCGTGGGCCGTGCTGTGGCCCGGTTTCTGGCTGTCGTTTGGCGCTGTCGCCACCATGCTGTACGCGACGGCAGGCCGCACCGCGGCGCCCATGCCGCAGCAAGCTGGACGCTGGCGCCGCCTGCGCGCGGCCGTGGCGCTGGGCGCGCACACGCAGTATGTGGTGACGGTGGGGCTGGTGCCGTTGACGATGCTGCTGTTCTCGCAAGTCTCGCTGGTCAGCCCCGTGGCCAATGCGCTGGCCATCCCCATCATCAGCCTGCTCGTCACGCCCTTGTCCCTGGCTGGCAGCCTGCTGCCGGCGCCCCTGTCCGATGGGTTGCTGCTGCTGGCGCATGCCATCGTGCAGATGCTGGCGCAGGTGCTCGAGTGGCTGGGCGCGCGCCGCTTTGCCGTGTGGACGGCGCCCGCGCCGCCAATGTGGAGTTTTTGCTGGGCATTGTTTGGCACGGCATGGCTGCTGGCGCCACGCGGATGGCCGCATCGCTGGGCGGGCATGCTGGGCTGGCTGCGGCTGCTGACGGCCTTGCCGTCCAGCCCGCCGCCGGGCCACATGTGGATCACGGCTTTTGACGTGGGACAAGGCATGGCCGTGCTGGTGGAAACGCATGAACACCGCCTGCTGTATGACACGGGACCGGCCTACAGCCTCGATTCCGATGGCGCCAGCCGGGTCATCGTGCCTTACCTGCGCGCACGCGGCATAGGCAAGCTCGACGGCGTGATCATTTCCCACAGCGACCTCGATCACGCGGGCGGCGCCATGTCCCTGCTGGAAAACGTGCAAGTGGGCTGGCTGGCCTCTTCCTTGTTCGAAGGCCACCCGGCCGTCGAGGCGCGGCGGGCGTTACACCAGCCCTATCTGCATTGCATGGCGGGCCAGAGCTGGACGTGGGAAGGCGTGCACTTCGCCATGTTGCACCCATTGCCGGCGAGCCACATGGACATTGCCCTGAAGCCGAACGCCCGCAGCTGCACCGTGAAAATCACGGCTGGCAAGCATTTTATCTTGCTGGCCGGCGATATCGAAGCGGCGCAGGAGGCGCAATTGCTTGCGCGCTCGATGGACGGCGAACTGGCCGCCGACGTGCTGCTGGCGCCGCATCACGGCAGTGGGACGTCTTCCACGCAGGCATTTTTGAACGCGGTCCATCCGACCCTGGCTATTTTTCAGGTCGGGCACAGGAATCGCTATAAACATCCGAAGGCGCAGGTGTATGCACGCTATGGCGACATGGGGATTGCGCGGCTGCGCACGGATGTGGAAGGGGCGGTGGTGCTGGAGTTTGGAGAGGGGATAGCTGTGACGCGGTATCGGGACAGCCGGCCGCGTTATTGGCATGGGCGCTAG
- a CDS encoding antitoxin VbhA family protein, with product MAKFTQQDRQRSVNQTLASWAIEGFEPDPQYLALLDRYIQGELTLAQVRAMTDVQFGVSADDQEKTPVLHAA from the coding sequence GTGGCCAAATTTACCCAGCAAGATCGTCAACGTTCCGTCAATCAAACACTGGCAAGTTGGGCAATTGAAGGCTTTGAGCCAGATCCGCAATACTTGGCGTTGCTTGACCGCTATATTCAAGGTGAACTTACGCTTGCCCAGGTGCGCGCAATGACCGATGTCCAATTTGGTGTCAGCGCGGATGACCAGGAAAAAACGCCAGTGCTGCATGCCGCGTGA
- a CDS encoding GNAT family N-acetyltransferase has product MNSSSTSYFVNLAQATDIDAITALLQANSPSHGGSLTGEFSRDKVAGMADGASPVIVARRMADGPVVGVLFSAAPATAQAPVVLAMLAAYAGSDNAYVYGPVCIAESERGQGLLALLYAAMREQHGGAEAVLFIRRDNIGSLRAHERLGMREVAAFVFDGVQFAVYSDAIVAT; this is encoded by the coding sequence TTGAACTCTTCCAGCACGTCCTATTTTGTCAACTTGGCCCAAGCCACAGACATCGACGCCATCACGGCCTTGTTGCAAGCCAATTCCCCCTCGCATGGCGGCAGCCTGACGGGCGAGTTTTCGCGCGACAAGGTGGCCGGCATGGCGGATGGCGCGTCGCCCGTCATCGTTGCGCGGCGCATGGCGGACGGGCCTGTCGTTGGCGTGCTGTTCAGTGCGGCGCCAGCCACTGCGCAGGCGCCCGTGGTATTGGCCATGCTGGCCGCGTATGCGGGAAGTGACAACGCCTATGTGTACGGCCCTGTCTGCATTGCGGAGTCGGAGCGAGGGCAGGGCTTGCTGGCGCTGCTGTACGCTGCCATGCGCGAGCAGCATGGGGGCGCGGAGGCGGTGCTGTTCATCCGGCGCGATAATATCGGCTCGCTGCGCGCGCATGAACGGCTGGGCATGCGCGAGGTGGCGGCTTTTGTCTTCGACGGCGTGCAGTTCGCCGTGTACAGCGATGCTATCGTCGCGACATAG